A part of Quatrionicoccus australiensis genomic DNA contains:
- a CDS encoding Fis family transcriptional regulator, giving the protein MSQHDLGRCVINALEQYFRDLDGEKPGAIYDMVLRSVEKPMLEVVLAKAGSNQTLAAEMLGINRNTLRKKLTEHQLL; this is encoded by the coding sequence ATGAGCCAACATGATTTGGGGCGGTGCGTGATCAACGCACTGGAGCAGTACTTCCGCGACCTGGATGGGGAAAAACCGGGCGCGATCTATGACATGGTCCTGCGCAGCGTCGAAAAGCCGATGCTCGAGGTCGTTCTGGCCAAGGCCGGCAGCAATCAGACGCTGGCGGCGGAGATGCTCGGCATCAACCGCAACACCCTGCGCAAGAAACTCACCGAACACCAGTTGCTCTAA
- the dusB gene encoding tRNA dihydrouridine synthase DusB, whose protein sequence is MDFVGFTLRNNLFVAPMAGVTDRPFRQLCKKMGAGLAVSEMVTSNSLLYGSAKTLRRANHQGEVAPISVQIAGADPKMMAEAARHNVDNGAQIIDINMGCPAKKVCNVMAGSALMQDEKLVGQILDAVVGAIPDTPVTLKFRTGWNLANRNAPTIARIAEAAGVRAVAIHGRTRCQQYTGEAEYDTIAMVKTLINIPVIANGDITSPEKARHVLDVTGADGVMIGRAAQGRPWLFREIEHYLKTGEHLPPAKVTEIHEILKAHLVDLYDFYGPETGFKVARKHISWYTKGLVGSAAFRKEMNTLPSIEQQMQAVNDFFHQQAEAHEHLKYISEEALAA, encoded by the coding sequence ATGGATTTTGTCGGTTTCACGCTTCGCAACAACCTGTTTGTCGCGCCCATGGCTGGCGTGACCGACCGTCCTTTCCGCCAGTTGTGCAAGAAGATGGGCGCCGGCCTGGCCGTGTCCGAAATGGTCACGTCCAACTCGCTGCTTTACGGCAGCGCCAAGACGCTGCGCCGCGCCAATCACCAGGGTGAAGTCGCGCCGATCTCGGTGCAGATCGCCGGCGCCGATCCGAAGATGATGGCCGAGGCCGCCCGCCACAACGTGGACAACGGCGCCCAGATCATTGACATCAACATGGGTTGCCCGGCCAAGAAGGTCTGCAACGTGATGGCCGGCTCGGCGCTGATGCAGGACGAAAAGCTGGTCGGCCAGATCCTCGATGCCGTGGTCGGCGCCATTCCCGACACCCCGGTGACGCTGAAATTCCGTACCGGCTGGAATCTCGCCAACCGCAACGCGCCGACCATCGCCCGTATTGCCGAAGCGGCCGGCGTGCGCGCCGTTGCCATCCACGGCCGGACGCGCTGCCAGCAGTACACCGGCGAAGCCGAGTACGACACCATCGCCATGGTCAAGACGCTGATCAACATCCCGGTCATCGCCAACGGCGACATCACCAGCCCGGAAAAGGCCAGGCACGTACTCGACGTCACCGGTGCCGACGGCGTCATGATCGGTCGCGCCGCCCAGGGCCGCCCCTGGCTGTTCCGCGAGATCGAGCACTACCTGAAAACCGGCGAGCACCTGCCGCCGGCCAAGGTCACCGAGATTCACGAAATCCTCAAGGCCCACCTGGTCGACCTGTACGACTTCTACGGCCCGGAAACCGGCTTCAAGGTCGCCCGCAAGCACATCTCCTGGTACACCAAGGGGCTGGTTGGCTCAGCGGCCTTCCGCAAGGAAATGAACACTTTGCCGAGCATCGAACAACAGATGCAGGCAGTGAACGACTTCTTCCACCAACAGGCAGAAGCGCACGAACATCTTAAATATATTTCAGAGGAGGCGTTGGCAGCATGA
- a CDS encoding FAD-dependent monooxygenase, with amino-acid sequence MTEAAIEHVDILIIGAGPVGQTLHLALAAGGQKSLLLDRRPLDAQQDDPRALALSHGARQLLEQIDSWPTRAATPIETIHVSQKDGFGRTVIDRNDYKLPALGYVVRYRDLSAALSKNLAADAVLAGSEIIEIQAGDAHVDVTLRHAGAIRQLRTRLLAHAEGTPGDQPGVTVSDYVQHAVICEVTPTPGHNKRAWERFTPDGPLALLPLGNEFSIVFTLPPEKADAVMALDDAAFIAALQKQFGQRMTFAKPGKRSRFPLYLRLRDTLVKGSEVWIGNTAQTLHPVSGQGFNLGIRDAWQLAEILLADGVDRAALARYAASRKLDRQGSAFFTDKIVRAFSNDFGPLKLARGLGLLALDLCPPARHFVAKRMIWGARAWP; translated from the coding sequence ATGACTGAAGCCGCCATCGAACACGTCGACATCCTGATCATCGGCGCCGGCCCGGTCGGCCAGACGCTGCACCTGGCGCTCGCCGCCGGCGGGCAGAAATCGCTGCTTCTCGACCGTCGACCGCTGGACGCGCAACAGGACGACCCGCGCGCCCTCGCCCTGTCGCACGGCGCCCGCCAGTTGCTCGAACAGATCGACAGCTGGCCGACACGCGCCGCAACGCCGATCGAAACCATCCATGTCTCGCAAAAGGACGGTTTCGGGCGCACCGTCATCGATCGCAACGACTACAAGCTGCCGGCGCTCGGCTACGTCGTGCGCTATCGCGACCTCAGCGCCGCCCTGAGCAAGAATCTCGCGGCCGATGCCGTGCTGGCCGGCAGCGAAATCATCGAGATCCAGGCCGGCGACGCGCACGTCGACGTGACGCTGCGCCACGCCGGCGCCATTCGCCAGCTCCGCACCCGGCTGCTGGCGCACGCCGAAGGCACGCCGGGCGACCAGCCGGGCGTAACGGTCAGCGACTACGTGCAGCACGCCGTGATCTGCGAAGTCACGCCGACGCCGGGCCACAACAAGCGCGCCTGGGAGCGCTTCACGCCGGATGGCCCGCTTGCCCTGCTGCCGCTTGGCAACGAGTTTTCCATCGTGTTCACGCTGCCGCCGGAAAAAGCCGATGCCGTCATGGCCCTCGACGACGCGGCTTTCATCGCCGCCCTGCAAAAGCAGTTCGGCCAGCGCATGACTTTTGCCAAGCCCGGCAAGCGCAGCCGTTTCCCGCTCTACCTGCGCCTGCGCGACACGCTGGTCAAAGGCAGCGAAGTCTGGATCGGCAACACGGCGCAAACCCTGCACCCGGTGTCCGGTCAGGGCTTCAACCTCGGCATCCGCGATGCCTGGCAACTCGCCGAAATATTGCTCGCCGACGGCGTCGACCGTGCAGCACTGGCCCGCTATGCCGCCAGCCGCAAGCTCGACCGCCAGGGCAGCGCCTTTTTTACCGACAAGATCGTGCGCGCCTTCTCGAACGACTTCGGGCCGCTCAAACTGGCCCGCGGCCTCGGCCTGCTCGCGCTCGACCTGTGCCCGCCAGCCCGCCATTTCGTTGCCAAACGCATGATCTGGGGCGCCCGCGCCTGGCCGTAG
- a CDS encoding aminopeptidase P N-terminal domain-containing protein yields MNHAHFIARRKRLLKTIGDGVAIIPTAPEVVRNRDAHHPFRFDSYFWYLSGFPEPEAVVVLVGGRRPKSILFCREKHEEREIWDGYRYGPKAAKAAFGFDAAYPIELLDQKLPEFLVDRDTLWHAVGHDDTWDARIARALNAVRAESRAGKRAPRAIHDLRFELDAMRLIKDAAEAEIQQRSADIASAGHARAMHACRPGMAEYELEAELTYEFRKRGADAHAYTPIVAGGANACVLHYVENNKILNDNTLVLIDAGCEVAGYAADITRTFPVNGRFNAAQKDVYEIVLAAQHAAIKATAPGRHFMEGHDAALRVLTQGLIDLKLLSGDLDNLIEKGDYKRFYMHRTGHWLGLDVHDAGEYKVGDAWTTLQPGMTLTVEPGLYIRPGADIPPALAGIGIRIEDDVRVTEAGCHVFTTAPKTVAEIEEVMRHD; encoded by the coding sequence ATGAACCACGCCCACTTCATCGCCCGCCGCAAGCGCCTCCTCAAGACCATCGGCGACGGCGTCGCAATCATTCCGACCGCGCCGGAAGTCGTGCGCAACCGCGATGCGCATCACCCCTTCCGCTTCGACAGCTACTTCTGGTACCTGAGCGGTTTTCCGGAACCGGAAGCGGTCGTCGTGCTGGTCGGCGGTCGACGTCCGAAATCCATCCTTTTTTGCCGCGAGAAGCATGAAGAACGCGAAATCTGGGACGGCTACCGTTATGGCCCGAAGGCCGCCAAAGCCGCCTTCGGATTCGACGCCGCCTACCCGATCGAACTGCTCGACCAAAAACTGCCCGAATTTCTCGTCGACCGCGACACGCTGTGGCACGCCGTCGGCCACGACGACACCTGGGATGCGCGCATCGCCAGGGCGCTGAATGCCGTGCGCGCCGAGAGCCGGGCCGGCAAGCGGGCACCGCGCGCGATCCACGACCTGCGTTTCGAGCTCGACGCCATGCGCCTGATCAAGGATGCCGCCGAAGCCGAAATCCAGCAGCGCTCGGCCGACATCGCCAGCGCCGGCCACGCCCGTGCCATGCATGCCTGTCGCCCCGGCATGGCCGAGTACGAACTGGAAGCCGAACTGACTTACGAATTCAGGAAACGCGGCGCCGACGCGCACGCCTACACGCCCATCGTCGCCGGCGGCGCCAACGCCTGCGTGCTGCATTACGTCGAGAACAACAAGATCCTCAACGACAACACGCTGGTCCTGATCGACGCTGGCTGCGAAGTCGCCGGCTACGCCGCCGACATCACCCGGACCTTCCCGGTCAACGGCCGCTTCAACGCGGCACAGAAGGACGTCTATGAAATCGTCCTCGCCGCGCAGCATGCGGCGATCAAGGCGACCGCGCCCGGCCGCCACTTCATGGAAGGTCACGACGCCGCCCTGCGCGTGCTGACCCAGGGCCTGATCGACCTCAAGCTGCTCAGCGGCGATCTCGACAACCTGATCGAAAAAGGCGACTACAAGCGCTTCTACATGCACCGCACCGGCCACTGGCTCGGCCTCGACGTGCATGACGCCGGCGAATACAAGGTCGGCGACGCCTGGACCACGCTGCAACCGGGCATGACGCTGACCGTCGAGCCCGGCCTCTACATCCGCCCCGGCGCCGACATTCCGCCCGCCCTGGCCGGCATCGGCATCCGCATCGAGGACGACGTGCGCGTTACCGAAGCGGGTTGCCATGTCTTCACCACGGCGCCGAAGACAGTCGCCGAAATCGAGGAAGTCATGCGCCATGACTGA
- the murU gene encoding N-acetylmuramate alpha-1-phosphate uridylyltransferase MurU, producing MKAFILAAGRGERMRPLTDHTPKPLLAAGGKPLIVWHLERLAAAGFRDIVINHAHLGAQIEAALGDGARWGLHIQYSPEPPGALETAGGIASALPLLDSEPFLVVNGDVYCDVDFARFSRSTAENATKCPAGGARLLFVANPAHHAGGDFSLDGERVIYAQGEQTLTYAGIGVFSPAMFADVPAGTIMKLRPLLDAAIAAGALTGERYDGRWVDVGTPQRLAELDTELRNA from the coding sequence ATGAAAGCCTTCATCCTGGCCGCCGGTCGCGGCGAACGCATGCGACCGCTCACCGACCACACACCGAAGCCGCTGCTCGCAGCCGGCGGCAAGCCGCTCATCGTCTGGCACCTGGAGCGTCTGGCGGCGGCGGGCTTTCGCGACATCGTCATCAACCACGCCCATCTCGGTGCGCAAATCGAGGCGGCGCTCGGCGACGGCGCGCGCTGGGGCCTGCATATCCAGTACTCGCCGGAACCGCCGGGCGCGCTGGAAACCGCGGGCGGTATCGCAAGCGCCCTGCCGCTGCTCGACAGCGAGCCGTTTCTGGTCGTCAATGGCGATGTTTACTGCGATGTGGATTTCGCCCGTTTTTCCCGGTCGACCGCTGAAAATGCCACAAAATGCCCCGCCGGCGGCGCCCGCCTGCTCTTCGTCGCCAACCCGGCGCATCATGCCGGCGGCGACTTCAGTCTCGACGGCGAACGGGTCATCTACGCGCAGGGTGAGCAAACACTCACCTACGCCGGCATCGGCGTCTTTTCGCCGGCCATGTTTGCCGACGTGCCAGCCGGCACGATCATGAAACTGCGCCCGCTGCTCGATGCCGCAATCGCCGCGGGCGCGCTGACCGGGGAACGTTACGACGGCCGCTGGGTCGATGTAGGAACACCGCAACGCCTGGCGGAACTGGATACCGAATTGAGAAACGCATGA
- a CDS encoding aminoglycoside phosphotransferase family protein, whose translation MSRDQLVTDWVASRFPGQTVQITPASADASFRRYFRLTWPDGNTRILMDAPPEKEDCKPFIHVAGLLAKADLAAPRILDKDLDNGFLVLTDLGRIGYLDALNADLSLADLLIRPVLDVLIKWQLSSKASTLPPYDATLLRRELDLFPEWFIGRHLGVQLDDNEKLMLDRTFKFLINSALAQPKVFVHRDFMPRNLMVVESAEHLTPGIIDFQDAVCGPITYDVVSLFRDAFISWEEEQELDWVVRYWEKARAAGLPVREDFGDFWRDYELMGLQRHLKVLGIFCRLKYRDGKEKYSEDLPRFMNYARKTAHRYLQLKPLLNLLDKLEGNTEQIGYRR comes from the coding sequence ATGTCGCGCGATCAACTTGTTACCGACTGGGTTGCCAGTCGCTTCCCCGGCCAGACCGTCCAGATCACCCCCGCTTCGGCCGATGCCAGCTTCCGCCGCTATTTCCGGCTGACCTGGCCGGACGGCAACACACGCATCCTGATGGATGCGCCGCCGGAAAAAGAGGACTGCAAACCCTTCATCCACGTCGCCGGCCTGCTCGCCAAGGCCGATCTCGCCGCACCGCGCATCCTCGACAAGGATCTCGACAACGGCTTCCTGGTCCTCACCGACCTCGGCCGCATCGGCTATCTCGATGCGCTGAATGCCGACCTGTCGCTGGCCGACCTGCTGATCCGCCCGGTCCTCGACGTGCTGATCAAGTGGCAACTGTCATCCAAAGCCAGCACCTTGCCGCCTTACGACGCGACGCTGCTGCGCCGCGAACTCGACCTTTTCCCGGAATGGTTCATCGGCCGCCACCTCGGGGTACAGCTCGATGACAACGAAAAGCTGATGCTCGACCGGACCTTCAAGTTCCTGATCAACTCGGCGCTCGCCCAGCCCAAGGTCTTCGTGCATCGCGACTTCATGCCGCGCAACCTGATGGTCGTCGAGAGCGCCGAGCACCTGACGCCGGGCATCATCGACTTCCAGGACGCCGTCTGCGGCCCGATCACCTACGACGTCGTCTCGCTCTTCCGCGACGCCTTCATCTCCTGGGAAGAAGAGCAGGAACTCGACTGGGTCGTCCGCTACTGGGAAAAGGCCCGCGCCGCCGGCCTGCCGGTGCGCGAGGATTTCGGCGACTTCTGGCGCGATTACGAACTGATGGGTCTGCAGCGCCACCTCAAGGTGCTCGGCATCTTCTGCCGCCTCAAGTACCGCGACGGCAAGGAAAAATACAGCGAAGACCTGCCGCGCTTCATGAACTACGCCCGCAAGACGGCGCACCGCTACCTCCAGCTCAAGCCGCTGCTCAACCTGCTCGACAAGCTGGAAGGCAATACCGAGCAGATCGGCTACCGGCGATAG
- a CDS encoding LPS-assembly protein LptD, with protein sequence MFTGMQTSHAAIDTARLPLPQGETVAPTPLQADDALLLAANDTPVRLRVERKFNVLGKKKAAPLPVVGIKHPVDLNKDDSYPLFIVADNIEGRAGDVTEAEGSVELRRAGELVFADKLTAWPLDDEIEASGNVRLLQDGAEIEAPYLRMKMSEQIGFAKDADYHIVREVKSTFYQPEQTRLRVNGRSGTSTSGAPMMLNVSNAYGLPTTVAPTRPTEGSGHAERIDFEGENQIRLATATYSTCKPGEHDWYFRASEFHLDYDRKVGDARNATLWFEGVPLFYTPVASFGLDREGHTGFLHPHFSTSTKNGFDVNVPFYWAIAPNYDATFYPRYMSKRGFQLGAEARYVDEYTTHVTRGEYLPDDDEAKRSRYALRIQHYQNLGRGFSATVNWSEVSDKYYWEDLSSRLLQTSQVQLPQQLALNYSPVSWLNSSLQMRHYQTLELDSTIKRPYFLDPQFTVVGYKPDFLKTDLSLIGQYSKFTHPTQDQGSRFVFYPQLSLPIVSPAFRITPKVGLHMSKYDIDRQENPGEPTSFSRAIPTFTLDATAVFERDSNWLGSDYIQTLEPRLYYVNIPNKDQSRIPVFDSALTDFNFAQIFAENRYSGFDRINDANQLTAAVTSRLIDAKTGVERVKAMLGQRYYFKDQQVTIPGETARSSSFSNLVAAVNGTVLPKTYVDVAWEYNYRDGISERFSAGMRYQPELGKVLSASYRLTRDPLTKASTVDQIDIAGQWPLSSQWYAVGRYNYSLRDNKMLEAIAGFEYNASCWSARFVAQRLEATSTTANTSLFFQLELSDFGSIGANPIGLLRRTIPGYGKTNELPTSGSLLSP encoded by the coding sequence ATGTTTACTGGAATGCAGACCAGTCATGCCGCAATCGACACGGCGCGCCTGCCTTTGCCGCAAGGCGAGACAGTCGCTCCGACGCCGCTGCAGGCAGACGACGCCCTGCTGCTGGCCGCCAACGACACCCCGGTGCGCCTGCGCGTCGAGCGCAAGTTCAATGTGCTGGGCAAGAAGAAGGCGGCACCGCTGCCGGTGGTCGGGATCAAGCACCCGGTCGATTTGAACAAGGATGACAGCTACCCGCTGTTCATCGTCGCCGACAATATTGAAGGGCGAGCGGGAGACGTTACCGAGGCGGAGGGTAGTGTCGAGTTGCGTCGGGCCGGGGAGCTGGTTTTTGCCGACAAGCTGACCGCCTGGCCGCTCGATGACGAGATCGAGGCAAGCGGCAACGTCCGCTTGTTGCAGGATGGTGCAGAGATCGAGGCACCCTATCTGCGTATGAAGATGTCGGAACAGATCGGCTTTGCCAAGGATGCCGACTATCACATCGTGCGGGAAGTGAAAAGTACGTTCTATCAGCCAGAGCAGACTCGCTTGCGAGTGAATGGCCGGTCGGGTACTTCGACTTCCGGGGCGCCGATGATGTTGAATGTCTCGAACGCCTACGGTCTGCCCACCACTGTGGCGCCGACCCGCCCGACCGAGGGCAGTGGTCATGCCGAGCGTATCGACTTCGAGGGCGAGAATCAGATCCGTTTGGCGACGGCGACCTATTCGACCTGCAAGCCGGGTGAGCATGACTGGTATTTTCGCGCTTCCGAGTTCCACCTCGACTATGACCGCAAGGTTGGCGATGCCAGGAACGCCACGCTCTGGTTCGAAGGGGTGCCGCTGTTCTATACGCCGGTCGCTTCTTTCGGCCTGGACCGGGAAGGCCATACCGGTTTCCTGCACCCGCATTTTTCGACCTCAACGAAAAATGGTTTCGATGTAAATGTGCCGTTCTACTGGGCGATTGCCCCCAATTACGATGCGACCTTCTATCCACGTTACATGAGCAAACGCGGCTTCCAGTTGGGGGCCGAGGCGCGCTACGTCGATGAATATACGACTCACGTGACGCGGGGTGAATACCTGCCTGATGACGACGAAGCGAAGCGTAGTCGCTATGCATTGCGTATACAGCATTATCAGAATCTCGGCCGGGGTTTTTCTGCCACCGTGAACTGGAGCGAGGTATCGGACAAGTATTACTGGGAAGATCTCTCGTCGCGCCTCCTGCAAACCTCGCAGGTTCAGCTGCCGCAACAACTGGCCCTGAATTATTCACCCGTTTCCTGGTTGAACAGCAGCCTGCAGATGCGGCATTACCAGACGCTGGAACTCGATTCGACGATTAAGCGCCCCTACTTCCTTGATCCGCAATTTACGGTGGTCGGCTACAAGCCCGATTTCCTGAAAACCGACCTCAGCCTGATCGGGCAGTATTCGAAATTCACGCATCCGACCCAGGATCAGGGCAGTCGTTTCGTCTTCTATCCGCAGTTGTCGCTGCCGATTGTCAGTCCGGCCTTCCGGATCACGCCCAAGGTCGGCCTGCACATGAGCAAGTACGATATCGACCGGCAGGAAAATCCGGGGGAGCCGACCAGTTTCAGTCGCGCCATCCCGACCTTCACGCTCGATGCGACGGCGGTTTTTGAGCGTGACAGCAACTGGCTGGGCAGCGATTACATCCAGACACTGGAGCCGCGTCTCTATTACGTCAATATTCCCAACAAGGATCAGAGCCGGATCCCGGTATTCGACTCGGCATTGACTGACTTCAATTTTGCCCAGATCTTTGCCGAGAATCGCTACAGCGGCTTCGACCGGATCAACGATGCCAATCAGCTGACCGCCGCCGTCACCAGCCGCCTGATCGATGCCAAGACCGGCGTCGAGCGGGTCAAGGCCATGCTCGGTCAGCGTTATTACTTCAAGGACCAGCAAGTCACGATTCCTGGCGAAACCGCCCGCTCCTCCAGCTTTTCCAATCTGGTCGCAGCGGTCAACGGCACGGTTTTGCCGAAAACCTATGTCGATGTGGCCTGGGAATACAACTATCGGGATGGCATCAGCGAGCGTTTTTCCGCCGGGATGCGTTACCAGCCGGAGTTGGGCAAGGTGCTCAGTGCCAGCTACCGCCTGACGCGTGATCCGCTGACCAAGGCCTCGACTGTCGACCAGATCGATATCGCCGGCCAGTGGCCATTGAGCTCGCAATGGTATGCGGTCGGGCGTTACAACTACTCGCTGCGCGACAATAAAATGCTGGAAGCGATTGCCGGTTTTGAATACAACGCCAGTTGCTGGTCGGCGCGCTTTGTCGCGCAGCGCCTGGAAGCGACCTCCACGACGGCCAATACCTCGCTCTTTTTCCAGCTTGAGCTCAGCGATTTCGGTAGTATTGGCGCGAATCCGATCGGCCTGCTGCGGCGTACCATTCCCGGCTATGGCAAAACCAACGAACTGCCCACCAGCGGCAGCCTGCTCTCCCCTTGA
- a CDS encoding peptidylprolyl isomerase, producing MSNPISRLLVLISCLSGFLAQPVCAAPQEPVEADHIVAVVGNEVITYYELRSRLETALRQLQKQGTPLPPQDVLERQMLERVIMDRAQVLYARDTGMLVDDVQLDQAIGRIAANNKMDAKQFRQALEKDGIEYSKFREEIRTEMLMVRLREREVDSKLVISDGEIDNYLANQPAGAAAKEEYQIAHILLRAPESASPEQLQKLRLRGEQALKRARAGENFAELTAAFSDAPDALKGGDLGWRPLDRLPALYAESAARLQAGGVSDLLRSSAGFHVIKLLGKRGGAGPASVQQTHARHILVRINEVVSEGEARRKLENVRERIVNGVDFAEQARLYSQDGSAAKGGDLGWLSPGDTVPEFERAMDALKPGELSPVVQSPFGMHLIRVDERRERDVSVERERGAARQALRERKLDEAYQDWLRQLRDRTYVENRLQEQ from the coding sequence ATGTCCAATCCAATTAGCCGTTTGCTTGTCCTGATTTCCTGCCTGAGCGGATTCCTTGCCCAGCCGGTATGTGCCGCGCCGCAGGAGCCGGTCGAGGCTGACCATATTGTGGCTGTGGTCGGCAACGAGGTGATCACCTATTACGAATTGCGCAGCCGCCTCGAAACGGCGCTCAGGCAATTGCAGAAACAGGGAACGCCGCTGCCGCCGCAGGATGTGCTGGAGCGCCAGATGCTCGAGCGGGTGATCATGGATCGGGCGCAAGTACTTTACGCTCGCGACACCGGCATGCTGGTCGATGATGTCCAGCTCGATCAGGCGATTGGCCGGATTGCCGCCAACAACAAGATGGATGCGAAGCAGTTCCGGCAGGCGCTGGAAAAGGATGGCATCGAATACAGCAAGTTCCGCGAGGAGATCCGCACCGAGATGCTGATGGTGCGCCTGCGCGAGCGCGAAGTGGATAGCAAGCTGGTCATTTCCGATGGCGAAATCGACAACTACCTGGCTAATCAGCCGGCTGGTGCTGCTGCCAAGGAAGAATATCAAATCGCTCACATCCTGCTGCGGGCGCCGGAGTCGGCCAGCCCCGAGCAATTGCAGAAACTGCGTCTGCGCGGTGAGCAGGCGCTCAAGCGCGCCCGCGCCGGCGAAAACTTCGCCGAACTGACCGCCGCTTTTTCCGATGCGCCCGATGCGCTGAAGGGGGGCGACCTCGGCTGGCGGCCGCTGGATCGCCTGCCGGCGCTCTATGCCGAGAGCGCGGCGCGTCTGCAGGCGGGCGGGGTCAGTGACCTGTTGCGCTCCTCGGCCGGCTTCCATGTCATCAAGCTGCTTGGCAAGCGTGGCGGTGCCGGTCCGGCTTCCGTGCAACAGACGCATGCCCGCCATATTCTGGTCCGCATCAACGAAGTCGTTTCCGAAGGCGAGGCGCGGCGCAAGCTGGAAAATGTGCGCGAGCGCATCGTCAATGGCGTCGATTTCGCCGAACAGGCCCGCCTTTATTCGCAGGACGGTTCCGCTGCCAAGGGCGGCGATCTCGGTTGGCTGAGCCCGGGCGACACCGTGCCGGAATTCGAGCGTGCCATGGATGCCCTGAAACCGGGCGAACTGAGCCCGGTCGTCCAGTCGCCGTTCGGCATGCACCTGATCCGTGTCGATGAACGCCGCGAGCGCGACGTCTCGGTCGAACGCGAACGCGGTGCGGCCCGCCAGGCCCTGCGCGAGCGCAAGCTCGACGAAGCCTACCAGGACTGGCTGCGCCAGCTGCGCGACCGGACCTACGTCGAAAACCGGTTGCAAGAACAGTAA
- the pdxA gene encoding 4-hydroxythreonine-4-phosphate dehydrogenase PdxA, with protein MRPLIAVTSGEPAGIGPEICLRLAGHASAADVVILGDKRLLAERAAQLGLAVELRDYCPGQAVDRPESANSLAVLDIPLAVPAVAGQLDAANGPYVLAILDRALAGCQSGEFAAMATAPVHKGVINAAGVHFTGHTEYLAEKTGTPLVVMMLAGNTERGPLRVALATTHLPLKDVPAAITAEVLERTLHILHADLQRKYGLAAPRILVAGLNPHAGEGGYLGREEIEVITPVLDKLRGEGLLLSGPYPADTMFTPPILAQGDAVLAMYHDQGLTALKYATFGQGINVTLGLPIIRTSVDHGTALELAGTGRADPGSLFEAVAEAARMAVKQ; from the coding sequence ATGCGGCCGTTGATCGCCGTCACCAGCGGCGAACCGGCCGGGATCGGACCGGAAATCTGCCTGCGCCTGGCCGGCCACGCCAGCGCAGCCGATGTCGTGATTCTCGGCGACAAGCGCCTGCTCGCCGAGCGCGCGGCCCAACTCGGGCTGGCGGTCGAACTGCGCGATTATTGCCCCGGCCAGGCGGTCGACCGTCCGGAATCGGCCAATTCGCTCGCCGTGCTCGACATCCCGCTCGCCGTGCCGGCCGTTGCCGGACAGCTTGATGCCGCGAACGGCCCTTACGTGCTGGCCATCCTTGATCGCGCGCTGGCCGGCTGCCAGTCCGGCGAATTCGCGGCGATGGCGACGGCACCGGTGCACAAGGGCGTGATCAACGCGGCTGGTGTGCACTTCACCGGCCACACCGAATATCTCGCCGAAAAGACCGGCACGCCGCTCGTCGTCATGATGCTGGCCGGCAATACCGAGCGCGGCCCGCTGCGCGTCGCGCTGGCCACCACGCACCTGCCGCTCAAGGACGTGCCGGCGGCGATCACCGCCGAGGTGCTGGAGCGGACGCTGCATATCCTGCATGCCGATTTGCAAAGGAAATACGGTCTGGCCGCACCGCGCATCCTGGTTGCCGGCCTCAATCCGCATGCCGGCGAAGGCGGTTACCTTGGCCGCGAGGAAATCGAGGTCATCACGCCGGTACTCGACAAGCTGCGCGGCGAGGGCCTGCTGCTCTCCGGCCCGTATCCGGCCGATACCATGTTCACGCCGCCGATCCTTGCGCAGGGCGATGCCGTGCTCGCCATGTACCACGACCAGGGCCTGACCGCGCTCAAGTACGCGACCTTTGGCCAGGGCATCAATGTCACTCTCGGCCTGCCCATCATCCGGACCTCGGTCGACCACGGCACGGCGCTGGAACTGGCCGGCACGGGGCGAGCCGATCCCGGCAGCCTTTTTGAAGCGGTCGCCGAAGCGGCCAGAATGGCGGTAAAGCAATGA